From Micromonospora echinaurantiaca:
CGGTCGCGGCTCGGCCTACCGCGATGACCCGGTCCGACCCGCTGACCGGGCGGTGCCACCGTCCCGCTTCGCGCGGGGCAGCCAGCCGTTCCCGCGCCGCCGCCCGGCCGGGGATCCGGTGCCGGACGGGCCGACCGAGGCGTTCCCGACCACCCAGCCGTACGCCCCGCCCAGCCGGCCCGATCCGGCCCGGGGCTCGGCGCAGTGGCCGCCACCGCCGGAGGAGGTGACCCGGGCCATCCCGGTCCCGACCGAGCGCGGGTACCCGGGTCCGCCGCCGGACGAGGAGACGACCCAGGCGCTGCCGCGTCGCCGACCCGCCCCGGCCCCCGCCGACCCGGCGGACGACCTGCCGCCGTCGGCCGCGGAGCCCGTTTCCGGGCCGCCCGCACCGCGACGTGGGTTCACCCCGATCGTCATCGAGGGGACCATCGTCGAGTCCCGCGACCTCACCGAGCCGCTCGACGCCGGGCCGCCGGTCTCCGCCGGTCCCGGTCCGTTCGGGCCCGACGACTCCGGTCCACCTGTCCCCAACTCGTCCAGCGCCGCGCCGGCGGGCGGACCGGCCAGCGCCGGTTTCGGGTCGGGCGGATCGGCCGGCGCCGGACCCGCGTCGTCGGGCGAATCGGCCGGCGCCGGTTTCGGGTCGCCCGCCGCCGGACCGGCGGCACCGCCGAGCGCCGGGGCGGCGGCTCCGCCGGTCTGGTCGGCGCGACCGGCGGGCACCGGCGTTCCGGGGCCGGAACGAGTGGCCGAGCGGCCCGGGTCGACCGGTGAGGCCGGGCTCGGACCGGCCGGCGCCGAGCCGCTGCCGGGCGTCCCGTCCGTGAGGTCGCCGGGCGGGCAGGCTGGCGGCGATGAGCCGGAAGCAGCGTCCCCGGCCCCCGCTGACCGCCGGAGCACCGGTTGGCTGCCGAGCCAGCCGGTGTCGGCCGATCCGCAGCCGGCCGGAAACATCCCGACCCGGTCGCCGTCGGACGCGGCGACGGCTGACCGGCGGACCGCCGGTTGGCTGCCGAATCAGGGTGACCCGCAGGCGGCGGGAACGATGCCAGCCGGGCCGGCTGCCGGGTCGGTGGCGACGGCGGGCCAGCAGAGCGCCGGTTGGGCCGCGAACGAGGCGTTCGATGCGGAGGCGGTAGGGACGCTTCCGGCGTCGGAACCACTGTCCGGTTCCGGGGTGAGCCCGGATCAGCCTGGCGCGTCCGATCGGCCTGGTGCCGGGTGGATTCCGGATCAGCCGGCTCCGGCCGAGCACTCCGCCTGGACCCCGGCCCGGACCGGGGACGGTACACCCCAGGCCGGTGCCGCGCCCGAGGTGGCGCCGGCAGCCGGGTCGGCGGCGGAGAACGCCTCCGACCTCGCGGACACCGGCCCGCTGTGGACGGTGCCCGACCCCGTCGTCACCCCGCCGGCCGCCGGGACGCCGGCCACCGAGCAGGGAAGCGATCCGGCCCGCGCCAACCACACCGGCGCCCCGACCGCTGGACCGACCACCGACGCCCCGACCGCTGGACCGGGCACTGACGCCTGGACCACTGGACCGGAAGCCGACGCCCCGACCGCAGGATCGGGCACCGATCCCCGGGACGCCGGCACCGGCGGGACCGGTCCAGCCGCCGAGCCGCCTCCCACGCGCGCCGCCGAGCCGCCTTCCGCGCCGGCCGCCGAGTTCCAGCCGGCGAACCCGGTCGAGGAGGATCTGCTCGACGCGGCCGGGGCCGGCAGCACCGACACCTTCCTCTCCACGTTGCTGCTGGCCCGGGTCCTGCTGCCGGTGTCGGCGGAGTCCGCGCCGGGCAGCCGGCCCGGCGAGCCCGGCTTCGTGTGGCGTACCGAGGAGCTGGACGGGGAGACCTTCGTCGTGGTCTACACCTCTCCGGAACGGCTCGCCGACCACACCGACGCACCGGTCGAGACGGTCCGGGTCCGGTTCGTCCAGCTGATCCGGCGCTGGCCGGACGAGGCGTGGTCGTTCGCGGTCAACCCGGGCACCCCGGTCGGCGCCAAGCTGCCCGGTGAGCAGATCGTCGGGCTGGCCAACTGGGCCGCCGAGGTGGGCCTCGGCGACGACGCCGACAACGAGCCCGAGGCGCCGACGGCGCCGGAGGTGGCCGAGCGCCCCCGGTACACCCCGCCGGCCGTCGACCCGGCCCGCCCGGTCGTCATGCAGAAGGCGGTCGCCCCCAGCCAGCTCGGCTACTACCTGGAGCGCGGCTACGACCGGGTCTCCGGGTTCGTGCACCGGGCCAGCGAGCTGGCCCACCTGACCACACCGGCCCAGCTGTACGAGGCCCTCGGCCTGGACTATCCCGACTCGCCGTTCGCCCGCAACGCCGAGGAGATCTACGTGCTGCGCTGGCCGGCGTATCGGCCCAGCCTCTACCGGATCCCCTACGGCGGGCAGAACGAGGCCGCCATGCGGGCCATGGAGGGCTGGGTCATCGAACGCGGGCCCTTCCGGGGCAACGGCTTCGCCCCGGGCGAGAGCAGCGACGTGGTGGCGGAGTTCAAGGTGGACAGCGCCCGGCTGCCGCACGGCGCACAGCTGTGGCGGATCGGCGCGGACGGCACCGAACGGATGGTCGCCGTGCTCGACACCGACGCGCTGCTCTGGCGCCAGGTGGACGCGCCGTGATCCGGGACGGCTACGTGGCCCGGTGGCGCGGGCGCGAGTACCAGGCCAGCCCGGACGGCGACGACATCCGGCTCTACCAGCCCGAACCGGGTGAGGGTTTCCAGGAGGTACGCCCCGGCCGGTACGTGCGGGTGCTGCCGGCCACCGAGGTGGAGGACCTGGCGTACGTGCGGACCACCTGCACCTGGCAGGGGCAGCCGTTCATCGTGCTCGGCGAGCACGACGGCTGGCTGCGGGTCGAGTACACCGGTGGGCGCTGGCCGGTCGCCCGGGCGATGGGGCTGGAGGTGTTCGACTTCGGCGTCTACCAGGGCTGGGCGCCCGCCGCCGAGGTCGCCGACCTGCGCGAACAGCGGGTCTGAGTCAGGACTTCGCCCAGCGCAGGATCTCGCCGAGCACCACCTCCGGCGCCTCCACGTGTGGGAAGTGGCCCACGTCGTCGAGCAGCCGCCACTCGTACGGCGCCACCACGTACCGGCCGGAGCCCTGGGCGGTACGCGGCAGCGAGGCCCGGTCGAGCGCGCCGTGCAGTTGCAGGGTCGGGGTGATCAGCGGCTTCTGCATCAGCCGGACGAACCGGTAGCCGTGCAGGCGCAGCACCGAGCGGAACGCCCAGCGGTAGCCCTCCAGCGCGCAGAACGCTGCCTGCGGGATCCGCATCGCCTCCCGGCAGCGCCGCGCGTACGCGCCGAAGTCCGGCCCGGACACCCAGCGCGGCCCGCCCCAGCGGCGCAGCATCTCCTCGACCGCCGTGGCACCGTCCCGGGTGAGCACGTGCTCGTAGCGGGGCAGCTGGAACTTCAGGGTCGGGGTGGACGCGGCGAACTGCCCGCGCGGGTCGGCGAAGATGGCGGCCCGCAGCCGCAGCGGGTGCGGCGCGCCGAGCACCACCAGCCGCCGGACCAGGGCGGGGTGGAAGGACGCCACGGTCCAGCCGATCAGGCCGCCGGCGCCGGTGCCGACCACGGTGGCGGAGCGTTCGCCGAGCGCACGGATCAGCCCGGCGACGTCGGCGGCCAGCGTGTAGCCGTCGTACCCCCGGGGTGGCTTGTCGCTGGCGCCGTAGCCGCGCAGGTCGACGGCGACGGCGCGGAAGCCGGCGTCGGCGACCGCCGGCAGCATCTCGTGCCAGGCCCACCAGTGCTCGGGGAAGCCGTGCAGGAAGAGCACCATCGGCCCGGCGCCGGCTTCGACCACGTGGAACCGGCTG
This genomic window contains:
- a CDS encoding SseB family protein, whose amino-acid sequence is MTGWEPATEAEAALRDALRANDQQRYFRILARTDLLLPVPEPALGQASGWGTWTTSGRTHVLAFTSAAAMRACLGEHAGASRLTSYPDLASGWPNHEWWLAVNPGLPIEGYLPAWYVAQLSRGDVRLPGRTMGARARLERAETVARARAAGAGNPPSGPPTPAARPPAAEQVAPSRPEPPTVPLPPRVATPAGPVGPARDRRSVEALRPSVPPPYPADPARSERPDLGWITRPVPPAFPHSGTGDPAAPARPGVPPAEPVAEPGRPPANGRSTGDAPARTAPRSFFEPASGRGSAYRDDPVRPADRAVPPSRFARGSQPFPRRRPAGDPVPDGPTEAFPTTQPYAPPSRPDPARGSAQWPPPPEEVTRAIPVPTERGYPGPPPDEETTQALPRRRPAPAPADPADDLPPSAAEPVSGPPAPRRGFTPIVIEGTIVESRDLTEPLDAGPPVSAGPGPFGPDDSGPPVPNSSSAAPAGGPASAGFGSGGSAGAGPASSGESAGAGFGSPAAGPAAPPSAGAAAPPVWSARPAGTGVPGPERVAERPGSTGEAGLGPAGAEPLPGVPSVRSPGGQAGGDEPEAASPAPADRRSTGWLPSQPVSADPQPAGNIPTRSPSDAATADRRTAGWLPNQGDPQAAGTMPAGPAAGSVATAGQQSAGWAANEAFDAEAVGTLPASEPLSGSGVSPDQPGASDRPGAGWIPDQPAPAEHSAWTPARTGDGTPQAGAAPEVAPAAGSAAENASDLADTGPLWTVPDPVVTPPAAGTPATEQGSDPARANHTGAPTAGPTTDAPTAGPGTDAWTTGPEADAPTAGSGTDPRDAGTGGTGPAAEPPPTRAAEPPSAPAAEFQPANPVEEDLLDAAGAGSTDTFLSTLLLARVLLPVSAESAPGSRPGEPGFVWRTEELDGETFVVVYTSPERLADHTDAPVETVRVRFVQLIRRWPDEAWSFAVNPGTPVGAKLPGEQIVGLANWAAEVGLGDDADNEPEAPTAPEVAERPRYTPPAVDPARPVVMQKAVAPSQLGYYLERGYDRVSGFVHRASELAHLTTPAQLYEALGLDYPDSPFARNAEEIYVLRWPAYRPSLYRIPYGGQNEAAMRAMEGWVIERGPFRGNGFAPGESSDVVAEFKVDSARLPHGAQLWRIGADGTERMVAVLDTDALLWRQVDAP
- a CDS encoding alpha/beta fold hydrolase, with amino-acid sequence MTEQHDGPVDESCVLTEGPWTHRFVGANGSRFHVVEAGAGPMVLFLHGFPEHWWAWHEMLPAVADAGFRAVAVDLRGYGASDKPPRGYDGYTLAADVAGLIRALGERSATVVGTGAGGLIGWTVASFHPALVRRLVVLGAPHPLRLRAAIFADPRGQFAASTPTLKFQLPRYEHVLTRDGATAVEEMLRRWGGPRWVSGPDFGAYARRCREAMRIPQAAFCALEGYRWAFRSVLRLHGYRFVRLMQKPLITPTLQLHGALDRASLPRTAQGSGRYVVAPYEWRLLDDVGHFPHVEAPEVVLGEILRWAKS